The Pirellulales bacterium genome window below encodes:
- a CDS encoding RidA family protein yields MSAEKRVHELGLEFPPAPKPAGVYQPVLLVGNLCYVSGHGPLKPDGTMITGRVGADLDQQAGYQAARQTGLAILASLKARLGSLDRIRRVVKTLGMVNASPDFQQHPAVINGFSELFADVFGKENGVGARSAVGMGSLPGNIAVEIEVILEIE; encoded by the coding sequence ATGAGTGCAGAAAAACGCGTTCACGAACTTGGTCTGGAATTTCCGCCGGCGCCCAAGCCGGCGGGCGTGTATCAGCCGGTGCTGCTGGTCGGCAACCTTTGCTACGTCTCCGGCCACGGCCCGCTCAAGCCCGACGGCACCATGATTACCGGCCGCGTCGGCGCCGATCTCGATCAGCAGGCCGGCTACCAGGCGGCGCGGCAGACGGGCCTGGCGATTCTGGCGTCGTTAAAAGCCCGGCTGGGCAGCCTCGACCGCATTCGCCGCGTGGTAAAAACGCTGGGCATGGTCAACGCCTCGCCCGACTTTCAACAGCACCCGGCGGTCATCAACGGCTTCAGCGAGCTGTTTGCCGACGTTTTCGGCAAAGAAAACGGCGTGGGGGCCCGCAGTGCCGTGGGAATGGGCTCGTTGCCGGGCAACATCGCCGTCGAGATCGAGGTGATCCTGGAAATCGAGTGA
- the hisI gene encoding phosphoribosyl-AMP cyclohydrolase: MTHASPAVPDFSKGDGLLPAIAQDADTGEVLMLAYMNAESFARTLASGEAVYFSRSRNRLWRKGEESGHTQQVRAIHVDCDGDTILLKVNQRGGAACHEGYRSCFFREVTSAGLMVVGERVFDPGEVY; encoded by the coding sequence ATGACCCATGCCTCTCCGGCCGTTCCCGATTTTTCCAAGGGCGACGGCCTGCTGCCCGCCATCGCTCAAGACGCCGATACCGGCGAGGTCTTGATGCTGGCCTACATGAATGCCGAAAGCTTTGCCCGCACGTTGGCCAGCGGCGAGGCCGTGTACTTCAGCCGCAGCCGGAACCGTTTATGGCGGAAAGGCGAAGAAAGCGGCCACACGCAGCAGGTGCGTGCCATTCATGTCGATTGCGACGGCGACACCATTTTGCTGAAGGTCAACCAGCGCGGAGGCGCCGCCTGCCACGAGGGGTATCGGAGCTGTTTTTTTCGAGAAGTCACCTCGGCGGGGTTGATGGTGGTGGGCGAGCGGGTTTTCGACCCAGGCGAAGTGTACTGA
- a CDS encoding glycosyltransferase — protein sequence MKTSLSALVPVTNSQSTVGPLVSQLLEVMSELTDRFELLVIDNGSTDATAEVIADLALLYPQLSQVVLAAPADRATLMRQGMLRSSGDVVLYRSETCAGGPGALNLLWHALRLGDVAIARRGGPALLGAIPPLPSEGPVTEPDWHMARRCVLDGWLRTQSSRDWADFLAARGFAVQEIDSRWIGPRPSWRSGVSVQLPAAHVQRRDSAASQATRPTRRPNYLDRLKAFALGE from the coding sequence TTGAAGACCTCGTTAAGCGCCCTGGTTCCGGTCACCAACAGCCAATCGACGGTCGGTCCGTTGGTTTCACAACTCCTTGAGGTGATGTCGGAGTTGACCGACCGTTTCGAGTTGCTGGTGATCGACAACGGCTCGACCGACGCCACGGCGGAAGTGATCGCCGACCTGGCCCTGCTTTATCCGCAACTGAGCCAGGTCGTGCTGGCCGCGCCGGCCGACCGCGCCACGTTGATGCGTCAGGGGATGCTGCGCAGCAGCGGCGACGTGGTGCTCTATCGCAGCGAAACCTGCGCCGGCGGGCCGGGAGCGCTGAACCTGTTATGGCATGCCCTGCGATTGGGCGACGTCGCAATCGCTCGGCGCGGCGGACCGGCCCTGCTGGGGGCGATCCCTCCGTTGCCCAGCGAAGGGCCGGTCACGGAACCCGATTGGCATATGGCGCGGCGCTGCGTGCTCGACGGCTGGCTGCGGACGCAGTCCAGCCGCGACTGGGCCGACTTTCTGGCGGCACGCGGGTTCGCCGTGCAGGAGATCGATTCCCGCTGGATCGGTCCGCGGCCCTCTTGGCGATCGGGCGTTTCGGTGCAGCTTCCGGCGGCGCACGTCCAGCGGCGCGACTCGGCAGCCTCGCAGGCGACCCGACCGACGCGGCGGCCCAACTACCTCGACCGCCTCAAAGCGTTTGCGCTGGGCGAGTAG
- a CDS encoding zf-HC2 domain-containing protein has translation MNTTNATQCPFDSLLTDFGLGKLDAVGAEMVSRHLESCADCRQRVASLSGDSFVGRSRQAGTEKV, from the coding sequence ATGAACACGACGAACGCCACTCAATGCCCATTCGACTCGCTTCTGACCGATTTCGGCCTCGGCAAGCTCGACGCGGTCGGCGCCGAAATGGTGAGCCGGCACCTGGAGTCCTGCGCCGATTGCCGCCAGCGCGTGGCCAGTTTGTCGGGCGACAGCTTCGTCGGCCGTTCGCGGCAGGCGGGCACCGAGAAGGTGTAG